In Acanthopagrus latus isolate v.2019 chromosome 16, fAcaLat1.1, whole genome shotgun sequence, one DNA window encodes the following:
- the pcnx1 gene encoding pecanex-like protein 1 isoform X2: MGSQTLQILRQGVWASVTGGWYYDPDQNTFVNALHLYIWLFLLCFPFTLYMALQPTMVIVGIYCGVIAAMFLLLKTVNFRLHHALDEGEVVELKAKESQGSRGGTEGANDGGVTRREDSNGPGDPGGGIEMADFIRQETPPVDCSSRNSYIGMESNQQIASSHGRATVAKGDVGKTSDDISLTLVESCSHDHDLLSDTKMYCLVPNDSFASLQPSTSLCPSELSREPADLCNSAAYHFSLSHSSCDTEVTTHASMQSQTFRKELRSRGLPRTSSSAGSAFPDPCLPDFALYPPPRRGGLDPVCELETARPHRPGLCGNGAERLYQQDQAVPSTSGMECYRHKEPRKVARSASREAGEGSSGLYQVEVGGGAKGSSGGGKSQGGERSADSLRSLSTRSSGSTESYCSGTDRDTNSTVSSFHSEQTSSTHVESLLSLSGDERVRDRGDAASAPADGRTSSLGSISSRGLSNLPSREANKNPHANELTSKQPADTPSSATQELVEPGRCQEEPGVRTSADGSTGVAATEQEQVKDDIQPKSANNVQRTSSLSTGRSGRRRTGKKRASSFDASRHRDYVSLRGMAKPCSAVFTGGGEEDSSDQSELSCASSLHSTHHLSTDSSSSTTSRSCHSPEGRYRALKAKHTPANAASSSSAVKAASGSEAGRERTGGKRRTSRRTPSTGSAKTHARVLSLDSGTAACLNDPSRLGAPAGPRPLTTSKSDLEAKEGEVLDAASLLGRASQLESVTRSRNSLPNQTAFTEPQDATAASLRAPGSEETVIFRRERSTFRRQAVRRRHNAGSNPTPPTSLIGSPLSLQEALSQASQPSTSQVKSQPSRTPSQVTVLSTSASLLARNGSTHLEGSQDKASTVGATSLQDDFGTLTPSLYEVRGCDIGLGNFESVTRRASNNVWDTDSHLSSSTSVRFYPHDLISLHHIRATRLLTMDQELLEQQDGDLSPELQDAAMGQEDSAATAAAGKAKQYYRLWLLPFLWVGLHFDRLTLLALFDRNREVLENVLAVVLAVLVAFLGSVLLVHGFFTDIWVFQFCLVIASCQYSLLKSVQPDSSSPRHGHNRIIAYSRPVYFCLCCGLIWLLHYGSLRTTSSRFTLYGVALTSSLVLASARDLVIVFTLCFPIIFFVGLLPQVNTFVMYLFEQLDIHVFGGNASTSLLSALYSILRSIVTVALLYGFCYGALKESWEPHHIPVLFSVFCGLLVAVSYHLSRQSSDPSVLISLIQSKILPNLKDKNPEDPLSEVQDPLPDKLRGSVNERLQSDLIVCVVIAVLYFAIHVSTVFIALQPFLSYVLYALLGTVGLLTHYLLPQFRKQLPWYCFSHPLLKTKEYYQFEVRDAAHVMWFEKLHVWLLFVEKNVLYPLVILNELSGSARELASPKRLDTEVGALMITVAGLKLLRSSYSSPTYQYVTILFTVLFFTFDYRHLSETLLLDLFLMSIVFSKMWELFYKLHFVYTYIAPWQITWGSAFHAFAQPFAVPHSAMLFVQAVVSAIFSTPLNPFLGSAIFITSYVRPVKFWERDYNTKRVDHSNTRLASQLDRNPGSDDNNLNSIFYEHLTRSLQHSLCGDLLLGRWGNFSTGDCFILASDYLNALVHLIEIGNGLVTFQLRGLEFRGTYCQQREVEAITEGVEEDEGCCCCEPGHLPHILSFNAAFGQRWLAWEVLVTKYVLEGYSITDNSAASMLQVFDLRRILTTYYVKGIIYYVIASPKLEEWLANETMKDGLRGCGERNYVDLDPTFNPNIDEDYDHRLAGISRDSFCGVYLGWIQYCNSRRAKPLDSEKDSALVLLCFGLCVLGRRALGTAAHHMSSNLESFLYGLHALFKGDFRISSVRDEWIFADMELLRKVVVPGIRMSLKLHQDHFTSPDEYDEPAVLFEAISTHQQNLVIAHEGDPAWRSAVLSNSPSLLALRHVLDEGTNEYKIIMLNRRYLSFRVIKVNKECVRGLWAGQQQELVFLRNRNPERGSIQNAKQALRNMINSSCDQPIGYPIYVSPLTTSYCNSHPQLGHILGGPISIGNIRNFVVSTWHRLRKGCGAGCNSGGNIEDSDAGGLSCGSGNGTGGESQQSSVSQGTSQSSQSVQSGLVRHSPARASVASQSSSYRYSSSRHSSLRTSTTGLEPCRRSSTSQLSLRTLPTSLQLRLGSTSDPAGPSASLSSHSIPPCKRHTLVGLLGNDGLCSTVTDPLSQHHHHHHHPQQHNPTVSTVRRDDISYRVQIVDVSHVLENINLSKRKELQWPDETMRLRAGRTCWRDWSPLEGMEGHVIHRWVPCSRDPVNRSHIDKTILLVQVEDKLVPIIETGVIELGAEV; this comes from the exons ATTGCATCTAGCCACGGAAGAGCAACAGTAGCCAAAG gaGATGTGGGAAAGACTTCAGATGACATCAGTTTAACTCTTGTTGAGAGCTGCAGCCATGATCATG ATCTGCTGTCGGACACTAAGATGTACTGCCTTGTACCCAATGACTCCTTCGCCTCCTTGCAGCCGTCAACCTCCTTGTGTCCTTCTGAGCTGTCCAGGGAGCCTGCTGATCTCTGTAACTCTGCTGCTTATCACTTTAGCCTGTCACACTCGTCCTGTGACACTGAAGTGACCACTCATGCATCCATGCAATCTCAGACTTTTAGGAAGGAGCTCCGCTCTCGGGGCCTGCCTCGGACATCTAGCTCGGCTGGTTCTGCTTTCCCTGACCCGTGTCTACCAGACTTTGCTCTGTACCCTCCACCCAGGAGAGGTGGCCTTGACCCTGTGTGTGAGCTGGAGACTGCCAGACCACACAGGCCAGGGCTGTGTGGCAATGGGGCTGAGAGGCTGTACCAGCAGGACCAAGCTGTGCCCTCAACATCGGGGATGGAGTGTTATAGGCACAAAGAACCACGAAAAGTAGCCCGCTCAGCCTCCAGGGAGGCAGGGGAAGGTAGCTCAGGACTGTACCAGGTTGAGGTGGGTGGTGGGGCAAAAGGCTCTAGTGGAGGAGGAAAGTCCCAGGGAGGGGAGCGCAGTGCTGATAGCCTGCGGAGCCTGAGCACCCGCAGCAGTGGTTCCACAGAGAGCTACTGCAGTGGCACAGACAGGGACACCAACAGCACTGTCAGCAGCTTTCACAGTGAACAGACCAGCTCAACACATGTGGAGAGCCTGCTGTCGCTCTCAGGAGATGAGCGTGTACGGGACAGAGGAGATGCTGCATCTGCTCCTGCAGACGGCAGGACTTCGAGCCTCGGCAGTATTAGCTCTCGAGGTCTCAGCAACCTCCCCTCCAGGGAGGCCAATAAAAACCCTCATGCCAATGAGCTGACATCTAAACAACCTGCTGACACACCTTCCTCTGCAACACAAGAGCTAGTAGAACCTGGCAGGTGCCAGGAAGAGCCTGGCGTTAGGACCAGTGCTGATGGCTCAACAGGTGTAGCTGCcacagagcaggagcaggtgaAAGATGACATTCAACCAAAGTCAGCCAACAATGTTCAGAGGACTTCCTCCTTGTCAACAGGGCGCAGTGGACGCCGGCGGACCGGCAAGAAAAGGGCAAGCAGCTTTGATGCCAGCCGGCACCGGGACTATGTGTCCTTGCGTGGTATGGCCAAGCCTTGTAGTGCTGTGTTTACtgggggtggagaggaggactcCAGCGATCAGAGTGAACTTAGCTGTGCCTCAAGTCTCCACTCCACCCACCACCTAAGCACAGACAGCTCATCTAGCACCACCTCCCGCTCCTGCCACTCACCAGAAGGCCGCTACAGGGCCCTGAAAGCCAAGCACACTCCAGCCaatgcagcctcctcctcctccgcagtTAAAGCTGCATCAGGATCGGAGGCAGGACGGGAGCGAACAGGAGGGAAGCGACGCACCTCCCGCCGTACCCCCAGCACAGGCAGTGCCAAAACACATGCCCGAGTGTTGAGTTTGGACAGTGGTACGGCTGCCTGCCTTAATGATCCCAGCCGCCTAGGAGCTCCAGCTGGGCCCCGGCCCCTCACCACCTCCAAGTCAGACCTGGAAGCCAAAGAAGGGGAAGTCCTGGATGCTGCATCCCTGCTGGGTCGGGCCTCCCAGCTTGAGTCGGTGACCCGCTCAAGAAACAGTCTGCCTAACCAGACAGCTTTCACTGAGCCTCAGGATGCCACTGCTGCTTCCCTGCGGG CCCCGGGGAGCGAGGAGACGGTCATATTTCGGCGTGAACGTAGCACGTTTCGTCGGCAGGCTGTTCGGCGGCGACACAACGCAGGGAGtaaccccaccccacccacctcTCTCATTGGATCTCCTCTCAG TCTTCAGGAGGCTCTCAGCCAGGCCTCCCAGCCTTCTACTTCCCAGGTGAAAAGTCAGCCATCCAGAACCCCGTCCCAGGTGACCGTGCTGAGCACAAGCGCCTCCCTGCTGGCCAGGAATGGAAGCACACACCTGGAGGGTTCTCAGGACAAGGCCTCAACCGTGGGCGCTACCAGCTTGCAGGATGATTTCG ggACGCTCACACCCTCCCTGTATGAGGTTCGTGGGTGTGACATTGGTCTGGGcaattttgaaagtgtaaccaGACGAGCCTCCAATAACGTATG GGACACCGACTCCCACCTCTCCAGTTCTACCTCAGTTCGCTTCTATCCTCATGACCTG ATCTCCCTTCATCATATCCGCGCGACACGTCTGCTAACGATGGACCAAgagctgctggagcagcaggacGGAGATCTGAGCCCGGAGCTTCAGGATGCAGCAATGGGACAGGAGGACTCTGCAGCCACTGCTGCCGCCGGCAAAGCCAAACAGTACTACCGATTGTGGCTTCTGCCTTTCCTCTGGGTCGGCCTGCACTTTGACAGGCTTACCCTGCTGGCATTATTTGACAG GAACCGTGAGGTTTTAGAGAACGTGCTGGCCGTAGTGCTGGCTGTCCTGGTGGCCTTCCTGGGTTCAGTGCTGCTGGTCCACGGCTTCTTCACTGACATCTGGGTCTTTCAGTTCTGCCTCGTCATTGCAAGTTGCCAGTATTCCTTACTGAAG AGTGTTCAACCAGACTCCTCTTCCCCCCGACAT GGCCATAATCGTATCATCGCGTACAGCCGGCCTGTCTACTTCTGCCTGTGCTGTGGCCTCATTTGGCTGCTTCACTACGGCAGTCTGAGGACCACTTCATCCCGCTTCACCCTGTACGGAGTCGCACTTACCAGCTCTCTGGTGCTCGCCTCAGCCAGGGACCTTGTCATTG TAttcactctgtgttttcccATCATCTTCTTTGTGGGGCTGCTGCCGCAAGTCAACACGTTCGTCATGTACCTCTTTGAGCAGCTGGACATCCATGTGTTCGGGGGCAATG cctccacaAGCCTTCTGTCAGCGCTGTACAGCATCCTGCGCAGCATTGTCACCGTCGCCCTGCTTTATGGCTTCTGCTACGGAGCTCTGAAG gAGTCCTGGGAGCCTCATCACAtccctgtgttgttttctgtgttctgcgGCCTCTTGGTGGCAGTGTCCTACCACCTGAGTCGGCAAAGCAGCGACCCTTCTGTCCTCAT CTCGCTGATACAGTCCAAGATTTTGCCCAATTTAAAAGACAAGAACCCAGAGGACCCTCTGTCAGAGGTACAAGACCCTCTACCTGACAAGCTCAGGGGCTCGGTG AACGAGCGCCTGCAGTCTGACCTGATCGTCTGTGTGGTCATTGCTGTCCTTTACTTCGCCATCCATGTCAGCACAgtgtttattgcactgcag CCTTTCCTCAGTTATGTCCTGTATGCCCTGTTGGGGACGGTGGGGTTGCTCACCCACTACCTGCTGCCTCAATTCCGTAAGCAGCTGCCCTGGTACTGCTTCTCTCACCCTCTGCTCAAAACTAAGGAATACTATCAGTTTGAAGTCAGGG ATGCGGCTCATGTGATGTGGTTTGAAAAGCTTCACGtgtggctgctgtttgtggagAAGAACGTCCTGTATCCACTCGTCATCCTTAATGAGCTGAGTGGCAGCGCCAGAGAGCTCGCCAGCCCAAAGAGACTAGACACAGA gGTCGGCGCTCTGATGATCACAGTGGCCGGCCTGAAGCTGCTTCGCTCCTCCTACAGCAGTCCTACCTACCAGTATGTGACGATCCTCTTCACTGTCCTCTTCTTCACCTTCGACTATCGCCATCTGTCAGAGACGCTGCTGCTCGACCTCTTCCTCATGTCCATCGTCTTCAGCAAG ATGTGGGAGCTGTTCTACAAGCTGCACTTTGTCTACACCTACATCGCCCCCTGGCAGATCACATGGGGCTCAGCCTTCCACGCCTTTGCTCAGCCCTTTGCTGTACCTC ACTCTGCCATGCTGTTTGTCCAGGCTGTAGTGTCAGCAATCTTCTCCACACCCCTCAACCCTTTCCTGGGCAGTGccatcttcatcacctcttATGTCCGTCCCGTCAAGTTCTGGGAGAGGGACTACAA CACCAAAAGAGTGGATCACTCCAACACTCGGTTGGCCTCTCAGCTGGACAGAAATCCAG GCTCTGATGACAACAATTTGAACTCCATCTTCTATGAGCACCTTACCCGCTCCCTGCAGCACAGCCTGTGTGGAGACCTCCTCCTGGGCCGATGGGGTAACTTCAGCACCGGGGATTGTTTCATCCTGGCCTCTGACTACCTAAACGCTCTGGTGCATCTCATCGAGATCGGCAACGGCCTGGTCACCTTCCAGCTCCGAGGGCTGGAGTTCAGAG GAACGTACTGCCAGCAGAGGGAAGTGGAGGCCATCACTGAAGGTGTTGAGGAAGACGAGGGCTGCTGTTGCTGCGAGCCGGGTCACCTCCCTCACATCCTGTCCTTTAATGCTGCCTTTGGACAGCGCTGGCTGGCCTGGGAGGTGCTGGTCACCAAATACGTTTTGGAGGGCTACAGCATCACTGATAACAGCGCCGCCTCCATGCTGCAGGTGTTTGACCTACGACGCATTCTGACCACCTACTACGTCAAG GGTATCATCTACTACGTGATCGCTTCGCCCAAACTGGAAGAGTGGCTAGCTAATGAGACCATGAAAGACGGCCTGCGTGGATGTGGAGAGAGGAACTACGTCGACCTGGATCCTACCTTCAATCCCAACATCGACGAGGACTATGACCACCGACTCGCGGGCATCTCCAGAGACAGTTTCTGTGGAGTCTACCTGGGCTGGATCCAGTACTGCAACTCTCGGAGGGCCAAG CCACTGGACAGTGAGAAAGACTCGGCTCTGGTGCTGCTCTGCTTCGGCCTGTGCGTACTTGGAAGGAGAGCTCTGGGAACGGCAGCTCATCATATGTCCAG CAATCTTGAGTCTTTCCTTTATGGACTTCATGCATTATTCAAGGGAGATTTCCGCATCTCCTCAGTGCGAGACGAGTGGATCTTTGCAGATATGGAGCTGCTCAGGAAGGTTGTGGTGCCTGGAATCCGAATGTCTCTCAAATTACACCAG GACCACTTCACATCCCCAGATGAGTACGATGAGCCGGCGGTCCTTTTCGAAGCCATCTCCACCCACCAGCAGAACCTGGTCATTGCTCACGAGGGCGACCCAGCCTGGAGGAGCGCTGTGCTGTCCAATTCCCCCTCGCTCCTCGCCCTGCGCCACGTCCTCGACGAAGGAACCAATGAGTACAAAATCATTATGCTCAATCGACGATACCTCAGTTTCCGTGTCATCAAG GTTAATAAAGAATGTGTTCGAGGCCTTTGGgcagggcagcagcaggagttgGTGTTCCTGAGGAACAGAAACCCAGAGCGTGGGAGCATCCAGAACGCTAAGCAGGCTCTGCGAAACATGATCAATTCCTCTTGTGACCAGCCCATCGGATATCCCATCTATGTTTCTCCGCTGACCACCTCCTACTGCAACTCACATCCCCAGCTTGGACACATCCTGGGAGGCCCCATCAGCATCGGGAATATACGAAACTTTGTTGTGAGCACATGGCACAG GTTACGGAAAGGCTGTGGTGCTGGCTGTAACAGTGGAGGGAACATCGAGGATTCAGATGCAGGAGGGTTGTCCTGTGGCAGTGGGAATGGGACAGGAGGCGAATCTCAGCAGAGCTCGGTGTCGCAGG GCACCAGTCAGAGTTCCCAGTCTGTTCAGTCGGGATTAGTACGTCACTCTCCTGCCCGAGCCTCCGTCGCCAGCCAGTCGTCATCCTACCGCTACAGCAGCAGCCGTCACTCATCCCTGCGCACCTCCACCACAGGCCTGGAGCCCTGCCGACGTTCCTCCACCAGCCAGCTGTCTCTACGCACACTCCCCACATCCCTGCAGCTCCGCCTGGGCTCCACCTCTGACCCTGCCGGCCCCTCCGCCTCCCTCTCCAGCCACAGCATCCCTCCCTGCAAACGCCACACGCTGGTGGGCCTTCTGGGCAACGACGGCCTGTGCAGCACCGTGACCGACCCCCTCAGCcagcatcatcaccatcaccaccacccgCAACAACACAACCCCACCGTCTCCACCGTGCGCAGAGACGACATCTCCTACAGAGTGCAg ATTGTGGATGTCAGTCACGTGCTGGAGAACATCAACTTATCGAAGCGGAAGGAGCTGCAGTGGCCTGATGAGACAATGAGACTGAGGGCAGGACGGACCTGCTGGAGGGACTGGAGCCCCTTAGAGGGCATGGAAGGACAC GTGATTCACCGGTGGGTGCCTTGTAGCCGTGACCCCGTCAATCGCTCCCATATCGACAAGACCATCCTGCTGGTACAGGTGGAAGATAAGCTAGTGCCCATTATTGAGACTGGGGTCATTGAGTTGGGTGCAGAGGTTTGA